The Polyangium mundeleinium genome contains the following window.
CGTTCGAGACCGTTTGCTGGGCGTTCGTGTGCTCCTGCTCTTTGCGCTCGACCTCGCGCCTCGCCTCGTCCTCGCGCGTCTCGGCCTCGTCCCGCGCGCGGCGCGCGGCGTCGTGACGATCGTCCTCCGCTTTGCACTCGGAAGGCAGCTTGTGCGTCGCGCGGCACTGATCGAGCTCGCGTTGCAGGCGCTTCTCGTCAGCCTTGGCGCGGTCGTGGAAGCTCGTCGCCGTCGTGAGGTTGCGGCGCGCGTCCTCGACGGTCTTCTTCGCGCGGCGGGCGGACCCTTCGGCGGCGCGCGCGCGTCGCTCGGCCTCGTCGACCTCACGTGAGGCGGCGTCGTAGGCGGGGTTCGGGAGGCGATCGGTCCCGCACACGTACTCGCAGGTGCGGCCCTGCGTGGTGACGTCGTGGTCCCGGGCGATCGTGTCGAACGCCGCCTGGATCCGCACGCCGGCCGCGTTCGGCGGTGGTTCCTGGCTGGTCGCCGCGACGAGCCGCGCGCGTGTGTCGCCTTCCACCGGAGCAGCTCGGCCTCGACGAGGGCGGACACGCCGCTCGCCTTCGTTTCCGAGGGCTTCTCGATCACGAGGAAGAACCGGAGCTCGTCTTCGAGCGCGTGGCGAAGCTCGCCTTCGCGTTGCTTCGCGTCACGGAAGCCCGGGCGGGCGGCCTCGACGTCGCGAAACGCGAGCAGGGCGTTGCCGCGCTTGCCCTCGACGGCGTACTTGACGGCGCGGTCGTAGGCGCGCGTCGCCATCCGATCGAGGATCCGGCCTTCGAGGGCGGCGGCGGCCTGATCGCTCGGGTCGCATTGCCGCGCCGCGCGCGCGAGGGAGAGGGCCGCGTCGTCTTGGTCGCGCGCGAGCAGCTCCTCGGCGCGCTTGAAGACGGCGGCGCGTGTCTCGACGTAGGTGCGGCGCGCCTCCTGGTTCACCGGATCAAACGCGACCGCGTCGCGGGCGAGGAACAGCGCCCTTTCGAACTCGCCGCGCCCGAGCGCCTCCCGGCTCTCGGCCGTGCGCCCCTCCGACTGCTTGCGCCGCGCGTTCGCGAGCTTTTGCTGCGCCAACGCCTCGTCCGGATCGATGCGCGTCGCGCGCTCGTACTCTGCGGCTGCGGCGTCCCAGTCGCCGGCGCGGGCGAAGGTGTCGCCGCGCTCCATCGCGCGCTTGTAGGCGCGTCCACAGCCCGCTGCGGAGAGCGCGAGGGTCACGGCGAGGAGCAAGGCGGGGAGGGCAGGGCGGCGGGGAAGCATTCGCATTTTGATGGAACGACGCCCCTCGACGTATGGAATTCGCGGGCGCGCGCGTCAAGAACTTGCGGCGGTCATGCACGGCGGGCGCGGCGCGTCACGCCTGCATCCGCGAGAACGAGCGTACCGCGAGCGCGCCCACCAGGGCGAGCGTCCCGAGCACGACGCCCACGTCGAGCAGGATCGGGAAATGGTGCACGCCGACGCAGAGGCCCCGCGTCGCGTCGACCGCGTACGACATCGGGTTCAGCCGCACCACGACCGCGAGCGCGGGCGGCAGGCCGTCGAGCGGATAGAGCGCGCCCGAGAAGAAAAAGACCGGCTGGATCAGGAAGTTCACGATCCCGCCGAAGCCCTCGAACGTCTTCATGCGCGAGGCCACGGTGATCCCGAGCGCGCTCACGGCCATGCCGAAGGCGACGAGCAGGGGGATCGCGAAGAGCGCGCCGAGCGGATCGATCCGCGCGCCGAGGAGCGGCGCGACGAGCAGCACGACCGAGACCTCGACGAGGGACGTCACGCTGGCGGAGATCATCTTCGCGAGGACCAGCGTGGCGCGCGGGACGGGCGCGACGAGCAGCTCCTTCAGGAAGCCGAACTCGCGGTCCCACACGATCGAGATCGCGGAGAACATGCTGGAGAAGAGCACGGCCATCGTGGCCACGCCGGGCACGAGGAAGGAGACGAAATCGACGCCGGTCGCGCCCGTGTCGAAGGCCCTCCGGAGCCCGAAGCCGACGGCCAGGATCCAGAGCAGCGGGCGCACGAGCGTCGCGACGAGGTTCTGCCGGTCGCGCAGGAACTTCACGACATCGCGGCGGGCGAGGTGGTAGACGACCTCCGCGCGCATGCTCATCTCCGCCGCGCCATGGCGCGCATCGCGTCGCGCCCGGCCTCGCCGTTGCCGTTGCGGATCTGGCGACCCGTGAGGGCGAGGAACACGTCGTCCAGCGTCGGGCGCCGCACGGCGATGCCCGTAACGGCGACGCGTGCCTCGGAGACGAGCTGCACCACGAACGCCTCGCCGTCCTCCACGCGGAAGCTGAGCCCCTCCTCGGTCCGATCCGGCGTGAGGCCGTACCGCTCGGCGAGCACTGCGCAGAGCGCCGCGGGCTCGTTCGTCCGCACGAAGACCACGTCCTTGCCCACGGCGCGTTTCAGCGCCTCGGGGCTGTCCTCGGCCACGATCCGCCCGTGATCGATCACCGCGATTCGATCGCAGTGCTCGGCCTCGTCCATGTAATGGGTCGTCAGGAACAACGTCATCCCGTTTCGGTCGCGCAGGCCGCGCAGCACCTCCCAGGTCGCTTTTCGCGTTTGTGGATCGAGCCCGGTCGTCGGTTCATCGAGGAAGAGCACGCGCGGCCGGTGCACGAGGCCGCGGGCGATCTCGAGCCTGCGCTTCATGCCGCCCGAGAACGTGCGCACCAGATCCTTTTTTCGAGCCGCGAGATCCACGAACGCGAGGGCCTCGTCGAGGCGCGCGCGGCGCTCGGCGCGGGGGACGCCGTACACGACGGCGTGGAGCAGGAGGTTCTCCTCCGCGGTGAGGCGATCGTCGAGGGACGGATCCTGAAAGATCACGCCGATGGCTCGCCGCACGTCCTCGGGGCTCTTCGTGACGTCGAGGCCGGCGAGCCGCAGGACGCCGCTCGTCGGCGCGAGCAGCGTGCAGAGCATCTTGATCGTCGTGGTCTTGCCGGCGCCGTTTGGCCCGAGAAACCCGAAGATCTCGCCTTCCTGCACGGTGAAGCTCACGCCGCGGACGGCCTCGACGTCGCCGAAGCGCTTCGAGAGGTCACGGACCTCGATCGCGGGGGAGGGGCTCATCGTGCGGG
Protein-coding sequences here:
- a CDS encoding ABC transporter permease yields the protein MSMRAEVVYHLARRDVVKFLRDRQNLVATLVRPLLWILAVGFGLRRAFDTGATGVDFVSFLVPGVATMAVLFSSMFSAISIVWDREFGFLKELLVAPVPRATLVLAKMISASVTSLVEVSVVLLVAPLLGARIDPLGALFAIPLLVAFGMAVSALGITVASRMKTFEGFGGIVNFLIQPVFFFSGALYPLDGLPPALAVVVRLNPMSYAVDATRGLCVGVHHFPILLDVGVVLGTLALVGALAVRSFSRMQA
- a CDS encoding ATP-binding cassette domain-containing protein produces the protein MSPSPAIEVRDLSKRFGDVEAVRGVSFTVQEGEIFGFLGPNGAGKTTTIKMLCTLLAPTSGVLRLAGLDVTKSPEDVRRAIGVIFQDPSLDDRLTAEENLLLHAVVYGVPRAERRARLDEALAFVDLAARKKDLVRTFSGGMKRRLEIARGLVHRPRVLFLDEPTTGLDPQTRKATWEVLRGLRDRNGMTLFLTTHYMDEAEHCDRIAVIDHGRIVAEDSPEALKRAVGKDVVFVRTNEPAALCAVLAERYGLTPDRTEEGLSFRVEDGEAFVVQLVSEARVAVTGIAVRRPTLDDVFLALTGRQIRNGNGEAGRDAMRAMARRR